The Alphaproteobacteria bacterium genome segment GCGCCGCCCAAATTACTTTTGTTGGATGAACATTCTTCAGCCCTTGACCCCAAAACATCGCAAAAATTAATGCAATTTACAGCTAATCTTATTGAGAAGCATCATATGACAACTTTAATGGTCACACACAATCTGAGTGATGCCGTTCTATATGGCGATCGCATCATCATGCTCCACAAAGGAAAAGTTGTGATTGACCTTAAGGATGATGCAAAAAAAGCCTTAACTATTAAAGATTTGTTGAATCTTTTTTATCACTTTGAAAACGAACTTTTAGTCAATTCTGCACAAGGAATTGAATGATGATGCACGATTTTATTACACAATTTATTAATTTGGTGCCGACGGGCATTTTACAAGCCTTAATTCTGGCCATTGTTACGATGGGCGTCATGATCCCTTTCAGATTGCTTAATTTTGCTGATTTAACATCTGAAGGTGCTTATCCTTTGGGCGGTGCCGTTTGTGCAGCCATATTGACTATTGGTCTTGATCCTATAAGTGCGACTTTTATTGCATGTTTTGCAGGAGGTCTTATTGGTTTGTGTACGGCCTATCTACATATAAAATATAAAGTAAATACGCTTTTAGCTGGGATCATTTTAAGCACAATGGTCTATAGTCTTAATTTACGCTTTATGGGGAAGCCCAATATTCATTTGTTTAATGAAATGACATTATTTAGTTTTTTAGGCGAACTCATTTACATTAAAATTGTTGTGTTGCTTACGCTCAATATCCTTATTTTTCTTATTTTATATCGATTTTTAATGACACAAAAAGGATTAAGATTTAGGGCGGTGGGCTTAAATCCTTTTTTTGCCGAAAAAATTGGCGCATCACTTACATTTTATATTTTGACAGGGCTATTTATCAGTAACGCTCTTAATGGATTTGGTGGCGCTTTAATGGTCCAAATGCAGCATTACGCCGATATTGGTATGGGTGTTGGCATTGTGATTCATGCTTTGGCAGCGCTTATGATTGGTGAAACAATCCTTGGCACTGATACGATACGAAAACAATTATTAGCGCCTTTAATCGGCGCCCTTATTTATGAACAAATCAGAGGCATTGCTATTTCATTGGGATTACCACCTTCTGATCATAAATTTGTAACAGGTTTAATTGTGATTGCTGCCATTGCGCTTAAAAATAAAAAACAGCACGCGATCTAAAAACACTATATTTAGTATTGCTATG includes the following:
- a CDS encoding ABC transporter permease, with amino-acid sequence MMHDFITQFINLVPTGILQALILAIVTMGVMIPFRLLNFADLTSEGAYPLGGAVCAAILTIGLDPISATFIACFAGGLIGLCTAYLHIKYKVNTLLAGIILSTMVYSLNLRFMGKPNIHLFNEMTLFSFLGELIYIKIVVLLTLNILIFLILYRFLMTQKGLRFRAVGLNPFFAEKIGASLTFYILTGLFISNALNGFGGALMVQMQHYADIGMGVGIVIHALAALMIGETILGTDTIRKQLLAPLIGALIYEQIRGIAISLGLPPSDHKFVTGLIVIAAIALKNKKQHAI